A single genomic interval of Lentimicrobium saccharophilum harbors:
- a CDS encoding DUF4402 domain-containing protein — MKKVTIILTGVILMAISAINVNAQNTATETAEASATIHQHLSLSKDVDLAFGGIITDTDGGTVAIPATSAGTPNYNGLPAQLATTTSAAKFTASGQDGATFDITLPTSATITNGSESMIIDNFISSTGNDGVVLSGGATEFFVGATLNIAAGQAAGEYTGEFDVTVTYE, encoded by the coding sequence ATGAAAAAGGTAACTATCATTCTTACGGGGGTAATTCTGATGGCCATCAGCGCAATAAACGTTAACGCCCAGAACACAGCAACTGAAACCGCCGAGGCAAGTGCAACCATTCACCAGCATCTTTCACTTTCAAAGGACGTTGACCTCGCTTTCGGCGGCATCATCACCGACACCGACGGAGGTACCGTAGCAATTCCCGCTACTTCAGCCGGTACTCCCAACTACAACGGCCTTCCTGCTCAGCTTGCCACAACCACCTCTGCAGCTAAATTTACCGCCAGCGGCCAGGACGGTGCCACCTTCGACATCACCCTTCCCACCTCTGCTACAATTACAAATGGCTCGGAAAGCATGATCATTGACAATTTTATCAGCAGCACAGGAAACGACGGCGTTGTTCTCTCAGGTGGTGCTACCGAGTTCTTTGTCGGTGCAACCCTCAACATTGCCGCCGGACAGGCTGCCGGAGAATACACCGGAGAATTCGATGTAACTGTAACTTACGAATAA